In Eupeodes corollae chromosome 3, idEupCoro1.1, whole genome shotgun sequence, a single genomic region encodes these proteins:
- the LOC129951787 gene encoding arf-GAP with dual PH domain-containing protein 1-like: protein MAEQNEKLLQELLRLNGNNKCADCGSKHVEWASYNIGIFLCTRCAGVHRAMGAHISKVKHLKLDKWEDSQLERMKEVGNQRAKLKYEYRVPPCYRRPCENDPQVLIEQWIRAKYERLEFSQNGRPSYISGHMEGFLMKRGKEDSRYQPRKFILSESDDTLKYHVKESKDPKAVLRISELNVAFAPRKTGHQNSLQFTYMKDGSTRHIYVYHDEPEVINNWYMAVRCAKLHRLQVAFPSASENELTPLLTRDFAKEGWLLKTGPRPSDGYKRRWFTLDNRKLMYHDDPMDAYPKGEIFLGHNLDGYSVRVGVPIGAKEQRYSFTLFTPERTYNMCAYSDKEREDWMNVIQNVLERPLTPQDSSMSARLIRKRTGTHAMSMFSGR, encoded by the exons aTGTCGAATGGGCCTCATACAATATTGGTATATTTCTGTGTACCCGCTGTGCAGGTGTGCATAGGGCTATGGGtgcacatatttccaaagttaaacatttaaaactcgATAAATGGGAAGACAGTCAATTGGAACGAATGAAAGAAGTCGGCAATCAAAGAGCGAAATTAAAATACGAATATCGAGTACCGCCCTGCTATCGACGTCCATGTGAAAACGATCCACA aGTCTTAATAGAACAATGGATACGAGCTAAGTATGAACGTCttgaattttcacaaaatggTCGACCAAGTTACATATCCGGACATATGGAAGGTTTTTTAATGAAGCGTGGCAAAGAAGACAGTCGCTATCAGCCGCGCAAATTTATTCTTTCCGAATCCGATGACACCCTAAAGTATCACGTAAAAGAAAGCAAAGATCCCAAAGCTGTGCTTCGAATATCCGAGCTGAATGTTGCATTTGCCCCAAGAAAAACCGGTCATCAGAATTCATTGCAATTTACATACATGAAAGACGGTTCAACGAGGCATATTTATGTGTATCACGATGAACCAGAGGTCATAAACAACTGGTATATGGCAGTTCGATGTGCTAAACTACATCGTTTGCAAGTTGCATTTCCAAGTGCATCTGAAAATGAACTAACCCCCCTGCTAACAAGAGACTTTGCCAAAGAAGGTTGGCTATTAAAGACCGGTCCAAGACCCTCGGATGGCTATAAAAGACGATGGTTTACTTTGGATAATCGAAAACTAATGTATCATGATGATCCAATGGACGCGTATCCAAAGGGGGAAATTTTCTTAGGTCATAATTTGGATGGGTATAGCGTGAGGGTGGGTGTTCCGATCGGTGCTAAAGAGCAACGATATAGCTTTACATTGTTTACACCTGAGCGAACGTATAATATGTGCGCGTATAGCGATAAGGAACGAGAGGATTGGATGAATGTGATTCAAAATGTTCTAGAAAGACCACTGACGCCGCAAGATAGTTCAA TGTCTGCTCGATTAATACGAAAGCGAACTGGAACCCATGCGATGAGCATGTTCTCCGGCAG